Proteins found in one Anabas testudineus chromosome 1, fAnaTes1.2, whole genome shotgun sequence genomic segment:
- the adamtsl7 gene encoding thrombospondin type-1 domain-containing protein 4, protein MAGLWQQLSSLRQGPALALLHFLCLLYPPSGARSWDLKTSPSSPEGFEVVRGNFSLTFLRVGYHKIAEIPAGARNIKIHETVKSRNYLALQTQTGIYIINGNWVIDRPGIFTAVGTQLTYRRPNEIRSRKGESITAPGPLTEDLHVYLIYQQPGPSVYYEYSMPSQNMHTTPEPDTSSHILPMGENVHQRDISNNDIIREKPHPNLVSSDPTSKADPQPTYIWKKRGHTECSATCGTGRHQVLWECVENDSQVSVPADFCDPGHEPLNLEEECISQPCPAYWDVGEWSECSRRCGPGTQHRQVICRQVTQVHADGTETLVIVEQDLCGSSDRPVTKSNCQLKICSQWEIRSEWSPCSVPCGLGQRSREVVCVSNQGDVEDDEECNVNLKPDTLQNCDMGTCARSWFTSLWSQRCSAECGRGNRTRTAVCLMDHVTDLPLSICEGEHPPEVKFCDSGPCQNRLEWYTGPWSQCSAECGNGTQTRSVACLFNNDGRMAVVDQLKCSGLPQPITAQTCSLKPCGVQWYVTEWSACSRSCNGGYRVREVRCLTDNIAPSDRCDPSLTPESREECNKQPCVAEIDPLCNDQYHNCLVVVQARLCVYPYYRSICCTSCSQRSKTYPNHIRR, encoded by the exons ATGGCTGGATTgtggcagcagctcagctctCTAAGGCAGGGTCCAGCTCTGGctctcctccacttcctctgtctcctctacCCACCCTCAGGTGCTCGTTCCTGGGATCTCAAAACCAGTCCATCCTCACCGGAG ggGTTTGAGGTAGTGAGGGGGAATTTTTCTCTGACTTTCCTCCGTGTTGGCTACCATAAGATCGCAGAAATTCCTGCAGGAGCAAGAAACATCAAGATACACGAGACAGTAAAAAGCAGAAACTACCTGG CGCTGCAGACCCAAACTGGTATCTACATCATCAACGGTAATTGGGTGATTGACAGGCCTGGCATCTTCACTGCTGTGGGAACACAGCTGACTTATAGACGACCCAATGAAATACGTTCTCGCAAAGGAGAGTCCATCACTGCACCTGGGCCACTGACTGAGGACTTGCATGTTTAC CTGATCTACCAGCAGCCAGGTCCCAGTGTATACTATGAGTACAGTATGCCTTCACAAAACATGCACACTACTCCAGAGCCAGATACATCTTCTCATATTCTGCCCATGG GTGAGAATGTCCACCAAAGGGACATCTCCaacaatgacatcatcagggAGAAGCCCCATCCTAACCTGGTGTCCTCTGATCCCACCTCGAAAGCTGATCCTCAGCCCACCTATATCTGGAAGAAGAGGGGGCACACAGAGTGCAGTGCAACATGTGGCACTG GCAGACACCAGGTGCTCTGGGAGTGTGTTGAGAACGATTCCCAAGTGTCCGTTCCTGCTGACTTCTGTGATCCTGGCCATGAACCATTAAACCTCGAGGAAGAGTGCATCTCCCAGCCCTGCCCTGCTTA CTGGGATGTTGGGGAGTGGTCGGAGTGCAGCAGGAGATGTGGACCCGGCACTCAGCACCGCCAAGTCATCTGTCGCCAGGTTACTCAGGTCCATGCCGATGGGACAGAGACTTTGGTAATAGTGGAACAGGATTTGTGTGGGTCGTCTGACAGGCCGGTGACCAAGTCTAACTGTCAGTTGAAGATTTGCAGCCAGTGGGAGATAAGATCTGAGTGGAGCCCg TGTTCAGTCCCGTGTGGGCTGGGCCAGCGCAGCAGggaggtggtgtgtgtgagCAACCAGGGTGATGTGGAGGACGATGAGGAATGTAACGTGAACCTAAAGCCAGATACTCTGCAAAACTGTGACATGGGAACCTGTGCACGCAGCTGGTTCACCTCCCTCTGGAGCCAAAGG TGCTCTGCAGAGTGTGGAAGGGGCAATCGAACCCGGACGGCTGTGTGCCTGATGGATCACGTGACTGATCTCCCATTGAGCATCTGTGAAGGGGAACACCCCCCAGAAGTGAAATTTTGTGATTCAGGCCCATGCCAAAACCGACTGGAGTGGTACACAGGGCCGTGGAGTCAG TGTTCTGCAGAATGCGGGAACGGTACACAGACGCGGAGCGTGGCTTGTCTTTTCAACAACGATGGTCGTATGGCGGTTGTGGACCAGTTAAAATGCTCTGGTCTGCCTCAGCCAATCACTGCTCAGACCTGCAGCCTGAAGCCATGTGGTGTGCAGTGGTATGTCACGGAGTGGAGCGCA TGCTCTCGATCTTGCAATGGTGGCTACCGTGTGCGAGAGGTGCGCTGTCTTACTGACAACATTGCCCCAAGTGATCGCTGTGACCCCAGTTTGACCCCAGAGAGTCGAGAGGAATGCAACAAACAACCTTGTGTAGCTGAGATAG ATCCACTTTGCAATGACCAGTATCATAACTGTCTGGTGGTGGTTCAAGCCCGACTCTGCGTTTACCCTTATTACAGAAGCATCTGCTGCACCTCCTGCTCCCAGAGGTCAAAAACATACCCGAACCACATTCGCAGGTGA
- the ptpn9b gene encoding tyrosine-protein phosphatase non-receptor type 9, translating into MAEALTPQEQLAVEEFLSEVHSREQPQSAGLVSQPTAVKFLMARKFDVSRAIDLFQAYKNTRIKEGIININPDEEPLRSELLSGKFTVLPGRDAKGAALALFTARLHRPDLTTHKAVLQAIIYQLDKAIESVQTQRDGLIFIYDMTNSSYGNFDYELCVKILNLLKGAFPARLKCVFIVSSPLWFRAPFAVLRLFVREKLRERVCTVKAHELASHIPISSLPEHLGGTSQYSHVAWIQSCVNVHTNTVQGDTQQHDAHDCVGSLLRSYSLECSNPSADATLSHTHINTQLGSELAVANSNCYDDSNANPHNHCGVVEGRTRGLGQYQQSPHAAANRPQGNHQHWNGSAVSGANMAVSGSSPNANMNGRGRQAPPQSETPPDTPLSQKADGNGADGKSTDAPHRFQNECVKEEEGEGEGVPPLPQKSLPRPPHQASSQSSPLSSSWGPDDDCCMEVSVHIPEPGGMTVLELVEYVKRKKKKGIYQEYEEIRKEPPAGTFDYSKKLSNQIKNRYSDVLCLDQSRVRLCQLSDDEDETSDYINASFMDGYKRSNAYIATQGPLPKTFVDFWRMVWEQMVLIIVMTTRVVERGRVKCGQYWPLEEGRTEQYGYFLVRNTHIQVFQDFKLSHLELYNTQSGETREVCHYLYVSWPDFGVPKSASAMLDFREHVLQRREAAVQSLGSSWKGPPGGPPVVVHCSAGIGRTGTFCTLDICLSRLEDIGTVDICQTVRRMRTQRAFSIQTWDQYHFCYTAVIEYAQRHGKLSPVQWSDSDLETDSE; encoded by the exons GCTGTGGAGGAGTTCCTGAGTGAGGTGCATAGCAGGGAGCAACCTCAAAGTGCTGGGCTCGTCTCCCAACCTACAGCTGTAAAGTTTCTTATGGCCAGAAAGTTTGATGTCTCCAGAGCCATCGACCTCTTCCAAGCATACAAG AACACAAGAATCAAAGAGGGCATCATTAATATCAACCCTGACGAGGAGCCGTTGCGCTCTGAGCTGTTGAGTGGCAAATTTACAGTCCTG CCTGGCCGTGATGCAAAAGGTGCTGCTCTGGCGCTGTTCACTGCTCGTCTCCATCGGCCAGACCTCACCACCCACAAAGCTGTGCTTCAGGCCATCATCTATCAGCTGGACAAAGCCATAGAGAG TGTGCAGACTCAGAGAGACGGACTCATATTTATCTACGATATGACCAACTCCAGCTATGGCAATTTTGACTATGAGCTGTGTGTCAAGATCCTCAATTTGCTCAAG GGGGCGTTTCCAGCTCGTCTTAAGTGTGTCTTCATCGTGTCATCACCTCTTTGGTTTCGAGCCCCTTTTGCGGTTCTGCGGCTCTTTGTGCGTGAGAAGCTGAGAGAAAGG GTGTGCACAGTGAAGGCTCATGAGTTGGCCAGTCACATCCCAATCTCCTCCCTTCCTGAGCATTTGGGTGGGACATCCCAATATAGCCATGTGGCTTGGATCCAGTCCTGTGTTAACGTTCACACAAATACTGTTCAGGGTGACACACAACAACATGACGCACATGACTGTGTGGGAAGCCTGCTACGCTCATACAGCTTAGAGTGCAGCAACCCAAGCGCAGATGCTACACTGTCCCACACCCATATTAATACACAGTTAGGTTCTGAGCTAGCTGTGGCTAACTCTAACTGCTACGATGATAGCAATGCTAATCCACACAACCACTGTGGTGTGGTGGAGGGCAGGACTCGAGGCCTAGGCCAATACCAGCAGAGCCCGCATGCTGCTGCGAACAGGCCACAGGGGAACCACCAACACTGGAACGGCTCAGCAGTGAGCGGAGCCAACATGGCCGTTAGTGGCTCCAGCCCCAATGCTAACATGAATGGTCGTGGACGCCAAGCTCCTCCTCAGTCAGAGACACCTCCCGACACACCGCTTTCCCAAAAAGCTGATGGTAATGGAGCAGATGGCAAGTCAACAGATGCTCCCCACAGATTTCAGAACGAGTGTgtaaaagaggaggagggtgagggggAAGGGGTGCCACCATTGCCCCAGAAATCTTTGCCTCGTCCACCCCACCAGGCTTCCTCTCAATCCTCACCCCTGTCATCATCGTGGGGTCCTGATGATGACTGCTGCATGGAGGTGTCTGTTCACATACCAGAGCCAGGAGGCATGACGGTGCTTGAGCTGGTGGAGTatgtgaagagaaagaagaaaaaggggaTCTATCAGGAGTACGAAGAGATCCGTAAGGAGCCACCAGCGGGCACCTTTGACTACTCCAA GAAATTGTCCAATCAGATAAAGAACAGGTACAGCGATGTTCTCTGCCTGGACCAGTCACGAGTGCGACTCTGCCAGCTCTCTGATGATGAGGACGAG ACATCAGATTACATTAATGCCAGTTTCATGGATGGGTACAAGAGGAGCAACGCTTACATTGCCACTCAGG GTCCCTTGCCAAAAACCTTTGTTGACTTCTGGCGCATGGTGTGGGAACAGATGGTATTAATAATTGTCATGACCACTAG GGTGGTGGAGCGTGGCCGTGTCAAGTGTGGTCAATACTGGCCTCTTGAGGAGGGCAGGACTGAGCAGTACGGCTATTTCTTGGTcaggaacacacacatccaggtGTTCCAAGACTTTAAACTCTCTCATCTTGAACTCTACAACACACAG TCTGGAGAGACACGGGAGGTATGCCACTACCTCTATGTCAGCTGGCCAGACTTTGGGGTGCCCAAGAGTGCTTCTGCAATGTTGGACTTCCGTGAGCATGTGCTTCAAAGGAGGGAGGCTGCAGTCCAGAGTCTGGGATCCAGTTGGAAAGGGCCTCCAGGAGGCCCCCCTGTGGTTGTGCACTGCAGTGCCGGTATTGGCCGCACAG GAACGTTCTGTACACTGGACATCTGCCTGTCCCGGCTGGAGGACATTGGCACAGTAGATATCTGTCAGACGGTGCGGCGGATGCGAACACAGCGGGCTTTCAGCATCCAGACCTGGGACCAGTACCACTTCTGTTACACAGCAGTCATCGAGTATGCCCAGCGTCATGGGAAACTGAGCCCAGTGCAGTGGTCTGACTCAGACTTAGAGACTGATAGCGAGTAA
- the melk gene encoding maternal embryonic leucine zipper kinase has translation MPVERTEHRGADELHKYYEVYETIGSGGFAKVKLGRHILTGEKVAIKIMNKKDLGDDLPRVKVEIEAMKNLSHQHVCRLYQVIETSTQIFMVLEYCPGGELFDYIIAKDRLSEEETRIFFRQIVSAMAYVHSQGYAHRDLKPENLLIDEDHNLKLIDFGLCAKPKGGLGYELMTCCGSPAYAAPELIQGKAYIGSEADVWSMGVLLFALLCGYLPFDDENCMVLYRKITRGKYDNPRWLSPGSILLLNQMMQVDPKRRLMVRQLLDHPWVMKDYNSPVEWYSKQPLGHIDEDCITEMAVNLKRSRQSTTAIVKEWRYDHITATYLLLLSKKQRGKPVRLCPPTVCEDLCSPLHQGLQTREVLHCTEDEDAVIVGSLDLCSEYIDDCPWASVTQHTPQGVRGQPDGISNTKDTRLRSPSVDKRCAYTPTPERGRTAAQHRQAKRDREQDQSSENKENIADQEKDVEIFVLPPPRTPASNKKNARPNKNVLTTPNHNDNVSGSKTNAGTPKGGDSASKEPNKKRAAENKEPANLEILPFSPERRSRSLDMAVTGDSGKKKRSGKMFGSLERGLDKVITMLTPSKRRALRDGPRKIKAQYNVTLTSQTNPDQVLNQILSILPEKNIDFTQKGYTLKCRTWGDFGKVTMAFELEVCMLQRPEVVGVRRQRLKGDAWVYKHLVEDLLSTFSI, from the exons ATGCCCGTAGAAAGGACGGAGCACCGTGGAGCCGACGAGCTCCACAAATACTATGAGGTTTATGAGACCATCGGCTCAG gaggCTTTGCTAAAGTCAAGCTGGGCAGACACATCCTGACAGGAGAGAAGGTTGCTATTAAAATCATGAATAAGAAAGATCTAGgg GATGACCTGCCACGTGTGAAGGTGGAGATTGAGGCCATGAAGAACCTGAGTCATCAGCATGTCTGTCGTCTCTACCAGGTCATAGAGACCTCCACCCAGATCTTCATGGTACTGGAG TACTGTCCAGGTGGGGAGTTGTTTGATTACATCATAGCAAAGGACCGTCTCTCAGAGGAGGAGACGAGGATTTTTTTCAGACAGATTGTGTCTGCGATGGCCTATGTTCACAGTCAGGGATATGCACATCGAGATCTAAAACCG GAAAACTTGCTGATTGATGAAGACCACAACTTGAAGCTCATAGACTTTGGCTTGTGTGCTAAACCTAAG GGAGGTCTGGGTTATGAACTTATGACGTGTTGCGGGAGCCCTGCCTACGCTGCTCCCGAGCTCATCCAGGGAAAAGCATATATTGGTTCAGAG GCTGATGTGTGGAGTATGGGAGTGCTGCTGTTCGCTCTGCTTTGTGGATATCTACCTTTTGATGATGAAAACTGCATGGTCCTGTACAGAAAGATTACA AGAGGTAAATATGACAACCCGCGGTGGCTTTCTCCAGGTAGTATTCTTCTTCTCAACCAGATGATGCAG GTGGACCCCAAGCGGCGTCTTATGGTCCGGCAGCTGCTTGACCATCCCTGGGTGATGAAAGACTACAATAGTCCTGTGGAGTGGTACAGCAAGCAAccg CTTGGTCATATAGATGAAGATTGCATCACTGAGATGGCTGTCAACCTAAAACGATCAAGACAGAGCACCACAGCAATAGTCAAGGAG TGGCGGTATGACCATATCACAGCCACCTACCTGCTCCTGCTGTcaaagaagcagagaggaaagcCTGTCCGCCTGTGCCCACCAACTGTGTGTGAGGACTTGTGCTCTCCCCTGCATCAGGGACTACAG aCTAGGGAAGTCCTTCACTGCACTGAGGATGAAGATGCAGTGATTGTGGGATCTCTCGACTTGTGCTCTGAATACATTGATGATTGCCCATGGGCTTCAGTCACGCAACATACACCCCagggggtcagaggtcagccaGATGGAATCTCAAACACCAAAGACACG AGACTTAGATCTCCATCAGTGGATAAAAGATGTGCTTACACCCCAACCCCAGAGCGGGGGCGGACAGCAGCACAGCATCGTCAGGCGAAGAGGGATAGAGAGCAAGACCAATCCAGTGAGAACAAGGAGAATATTGCTGACCAAGAGAAAGACGTTGAAATATTTGTCTTGCCTCCTCCTAGAACTCCAGCATCCAATAAAAAGAATGCACGCCCCAACAAGAATGTTTTGACTACACCAAACCACAATGATAATGTCAGTGGCAGCAAAACTAATGCAGGAACGCCTAAAG gtGGAGACAGTGCCTCTAaagaaccaaataaaaaaagagcagcagagaacaaGGAGCCTGCAAACCTTGAAATACTGCCCTTCAGTCCTGAGAGGAG GTCTCGGTCTTTGGACATGGCTGTTACAGGagacagtgggaagaaaaagagaagtgggAAGATGTTTGGCTCCCTGGAGAGAGGCCTAGACAAGGTGATCACGATGCTCACCCCTAGTAAGAGACGAGCCCTGCGTGACGGCCCACGCAAGATAAAG GCACAATACAATGTGACTTTAACTAGTCAAACAAACCCAGATCAGGTGCTTAACCAGATTCTTTCCATCCTGCCGGAGAAAAACATTGACTTTACTCAAAAAGG ATATACCCTCAAGTGTCGGACCTGGGGTGATTTTGGCAAGGTGACAATGGCATTTGAGCTGGAAGTATGTATGCTCCAGAGGCCAGAGGTCGTTGGGGTTCGCCGCCAGAGGCTGAAAGGAGACGCCTGGGTCTACAAGCACCTGGTGGAAGACCTCCTCTCCACATTCAGTATCTAA